Proteins encoded together in one Ipomoea triloba cultivar NCNSP0323 chromosome 4, ASM357664v1 window:
- the LOC116015871 gene encoding uncharacterized protein LOC116015871 — protein sequence MSYFASNVQKRKEFADLYHVKQRPADSLPEFLNKWKREVLGVANFDDRAAIIIFRNNLRSGPFYRDLIRYPPKTYNELMDRATRFAEAEVAEKRKKEEEEGRSRKDKAPQEERWAPRPPCREFVEGLRLTPTRFLTPLTQPVSTILNHAEGQGIVQYLGECMKISPKVDPNKYCRFHHQTGHDTDECIHLKRQIEDLIQRGYLGQFVKRPGGQGQAHHKRELGHLTEDEEKELDNPAPQKKQAIHVIFGGPEGGDTPTERKRWARSLYVGEVVRPPHENRPRREPIVFTDADLPDSPLPHRDALVIKVEISDVIVHRVLVDTGSSVNVMYYDTFTQLGLSRKQLGQVRTPLAGFTGDSIETEGP from the exons ATGTCGTATTTTGCCAGCAATGTACAAAAGAGGAAGGAGTTTGCAGACCTATATCACGTAAAGCAGCGCCCTGCAGATTCACTACCGGAGTTCCTCAACAAATGGAAGCGCGAAGTATTGGGGGTCGCCAACTTCGATGACAGAGCAGCCATAATAATCTTTAGGAATAACTTGCGGTCCGGCCCGTTTTACCGGGACCTCATCCGGTACCCCCCCAAGACCTACAACGAGCTGATGGATAGGGCCACAAGGTTCGCAGAGGCAGAAGTGGCTGAGAAGCgaaagaaggaggaggaggaggggaGGAGTCGGAAAGACAAAGCACCCCAAGAGGAGCGCTGGGCACCAAGGCCACCCTGCCGCGAGTTTGTCGAGGGGCTTCGGTTAACCCCTACGCGTTTCCTCACCCCCTTAACACAGCCCGTAAGCACCATCTTGAACCACGCGGAAGGCCAAGGGATCGTGCAGTACCTAGGGGAGTGCATGAAGATATCCCCCAAGGTGGACCCCAATAAATATTGCAGGTTCCACCACCAGACAGGGCACGACACAGACGAATGCATCCACCTCAAACGTCAAATCGAGGACCTCATCCAAAGGGGGTACCTCGGCCAGTTTGTCAAGAGGCCGGGGGGCCAGGGCCAGG CACACCATAAACGAGAACTGGGTCACCTCACTGAGGATGAGGAGAAGGAGCTCGACAACCCCGCACCCCAGAAGAAACAGGCCATCCACGTTATCTTTGGGGGGCCAGAAGGTGGGGACACGCCGACAGAACGAAAGAGGTGGGCGAGAAGCCTATATGTTGGAGAGGTCGTGCGACCCCCGCACGAGAACAGGCCGAGGCGTGAACCTATCGTGTTCACAGATGCTGACCTACCTGATAGCCCCCTCCCCCATCGTGACGCCCTAGTAATCAAGGTGGAAATCAGTGATGTGATAGTGCACCGGGTGCTCGTGGACACAGGCAGCTCGGTAAATGTCATGTACTACGACACGTTCACCCAGCTGGGCCTATCGAGAAAGCAGTTGGGGCAAGTGCGGACCCCTTTAGCGGGCTTCACAGGGGACTCCATTGAGACGGAGGGTCCATAA